A genomic window from Deinococcota bacterium includes:
- a CDS encoding lipopolysaccharide assembly protein LapA domain-containing protein, whose translation MKLVVVVLMLLLGLYLVWLHSLNPQLLSLPLLGSLPPAPAILAALLLGAALAWALLLPRLRRLGREKRALEERLKGLERDLGLSGFRPPDPGEPVIPDRTLSLEDLR comes from the coding sequence GTGAAACTCGTTGTTGTCGTCTTGATGCTGTTGCTGGGTCTCTATCTCGTCTGGTTGCACAGCTTGAACCCGCAGCTCCTCAGTCTGCCGCTGCTCGGCTCGCTGCCGCCCGCGCCAGCAATCCTGGCCGCGCTTCTCCTGGGCGCTGCTCTCGCCTGGGCGCTCTTGCTGCCACGGCTCCGGCGGCTCGGGCGCGAGAAGCGCGCGCTCGAGGAGCGACTGAAGGGCCTCGAGCGCGACTTGGGGCTGAGCGGGTTTCGACCGCCGGACCCCGGCGAGCCAGTCATCCCCGACCGCACGCTGAGCCTCGAGGACCTGCGTTAG
- a CDS encoding AraC family transcriptional regulator, translating to MILRDYGEPQRRGVDMNAPCKVFGWPNMVVQACAEAVFYPEHVSPLSIKTVLSGCEVNEVGRARFAVTKERYLLLNDGQRHAHAVDEGTEVFTVMFRTGFASEVLASLITPSERLLDDPEGAPEPVRFFERTYPHDPVLRSLLGKLQRRFKDIGASQDDLENDFHPLLERLLELHQGVYREALKLPAVRHATRVELYRRLWRARDFIEASFTTPIDLAAIAAAAALSPHHLLRLFKKVYGETPHRYVQRRRLEHARLLLLNSDRSVTDVCFDVGFESLGSFSTLFKTRLGVSPALYRTTSLRATEKQSPFALR from the coding sequence ATGATTCTGCGCGACTACGGCGAACCGCAGCGGCGCGGCGTCGATATGAACGCGCCCTGCAAGGTCTTCGGCTGGCCCAACATGGTGGTACAGGCATGCGCAGAAGCGGTCTTCTATCCCGAGCATGTGAGCCCCCTCTCCATCAAGACCGTCCTTTCCGGCTGCGAGGTCAACGAGGTCGGGCGCGCCCGCTTTGCCGTCACCAAGGAACGCTACCTTCTCCTCAACGACGGACAACGCCACGCCCACGCGGTAGACGAAGGCACCGAGGTCTTCACCGTGATGTTTCGCACGGGGTTTGCCAGCGAGGTCTTGGCGAGCCTCATCACGCCGAGCGAGCGGTTGCTTGACGACCCCGAAGGCGCACCCGAACCCGTTAGGTTTTTTGAGCGAACTTACCCCCACGACCCCGTTCTAAGGTCGCTGCTAGGGAAATTGCAGAGGAGATTTAAGGATATCGGGGCAAGCCAGGACGACCTCGAGAACGACTTCCACCCCCTCTTAGAACGCCTCTTGGAACTCCACCAAGGTGTCTACCGTGAAGCCCTAAAACTCCCTGCCGTACGCCACGCCACCCGAGTAGAACTCTATCGGCGGCTCTGGCGCGCTCGAGACTTTATCGAGGCGAGCTTCACAACGCCCATCGACCTCGCCGCCATCGCCGCTGCCGCCGCCCTCTCACCGCACCACCTCTTGCGCCTCTTTAAGAAGGTTTACGGCGAGACGCCTCACCGGTATGTGCAACGAAGACGGCTCGAGCACGCCCGTCTCTTGCTGCTGAACAGCGACCGCAGCGTGACCGACGTCTGTTTCGATGTAGGCTTTGAAAGTTTGGGCTCGTTCAGCACGCTATTCAAAACGCGCTTAGGCGTCTCCCCGGCCCTCTACCGCACCACCTCGCTGCGCGCCACCGAGAAGCAATCCCCCTTCGCCCTTCGGTAA
- a CDS encoding type II toxin-antitoxin system HicB family antitoxin: protein MEHRGYYGSARLSEEDGVFWGKLEYIRDKVVYEADTVTDLRAAFVEAVDGYLASCQARGVAPNVPFRGSFNVRTSPDLHRRAALHAERSGKRLNAVVNEALEGYLSTRS, encoded by the coding sequence ATGGAGCACAGAGGTTATTACGGTAGCGCACGGCTCAGCGAGGAGGACGGGGTATTTTGGGGCAAGCTCGAGTACATCCGCGATAAGGTGGTCTACGAAGCCGACACCGTGACCGACCTGCGCGCCGCCTTTGTCGAGGCGGTAGACGGTTATCTTGCAAGCTGCCAAGCGCGCGGGGTCGCGCCGAACGTACCCTTTAGGGGGTCGTTCAACGTCCGAACCAGCCCCGATCTCCACCGGCGCGCGGCGCTGCACGCCGAGAGGAGTGGCAAGCGCCTTAACGCCGTGGTAAACGAGGCGCTCGAGGGCTACCTTAGCACGCGTAGCTAG
- a CDS encoding type II toxin-antitoxin system HicA family toxin: protein MGKRSKRLERLRTRPNDFTWGELRTLLIGLGYEEEKGGGSRRKFFHPVAPNISLHEPHGGRTLKRYAIDIVKVPCETGIEALDEGGF from the coding sequence ATGGGCAAGCGTAGCAAACGGCTCGAGCGGCTCCGCACCCGACCCAACGACTTCACCTGGGGCGAGCTTAGAACCTTGCTCATCGGCTTGGGTTACGAGGAGGAGAAAGGCGGCGGCTCGAGGCGTAAGTTCTTCCACCCGGTAGCGCCGAACATCAGCTTGCACGAGCCACACGGTGGACGCACCTTAAAACGCTACGCTATCGACATCGTGAAGGTGCCCTGTGAAACGGGTATCGAAGCGCTCGACGAAGGAGGTTTTTGA